One window of the Mixophyes fleayi isolate aMixFle1 chromosome 6, aMixFle1.hap1, whole genome shotgun sequence genome contains the following:
- the LOC142160253 gene encoding SUN domain-containing protein 2-like: MLILTVTWIRWNPVMNIMEQYNNQVKGELDKEIKNKYKIFCNSIKEMRKETKDQVKLIKDQVNTIKQSMSQYEMGKITESDIVDIITSEIRKFKEDHVQVTDYAMQSAGASIIKSRTSEAYQTDHLNWMLFNSIHWRYSLIPEIMLQPDIYPGNCWAFTGKAGHALIRLADTIIPRAVTIQHVPRAISQIKDFSSAPRDFEVFGFNNEVDATGENLGQFTYDPIIQLIQSFRLRNKHAKKFRYVQLKIVNNWGNAEFTCIYRFRVHQEIPRQLYS, from the exons ATGCTGATCCTCACTG TTACGTGGATAAGGTGGAACCCAGTGATGAACATTATGGAACAATATAATAACCAAGTTAAAGGTGAACTTGACAAAGAAATAAAG AACAAGTACAAGATCTTTTGCAACAGCATAAAAGAAATGAG GAAAGAAACTAAGGACCAAGTGAAGCTAATCAAAGACCAGGTGAACACAATCAAGCAGTCCATGTCTCAGTATGAGATGGGAAAGATTACCGAAAGTGACATTGTGGATATAATAACATCTGAAATAAGAAAATTTAAAGAAGATCATGTTCAAGTTACAGACTATGCCATGCAGTCTGCAG GTGCAAGCATCATCAAAAGCAGAACCAGCGAAGCTTACCAGACAGACCATCTTAACTGGATGTTATTTAACAGCATTCACTGGAGGTACTCCCTAATTCCCGAGATTATGCTTCAG CCTGATATTTATCCAGGCAATTGCTGGGCTTTTACAGGCAAGGCGGGTCATGCTTTGATTCGACTGGCTGATACAATTATCCCAAGAGCAGTCACCATCCAACATGTGCCCCGGGCTATATCGCAGATAAAGGATTTCAGCAGCGCTCCCCGAGACTTTGAAGTTTTT GGCTTTAATAATGAAGTGGATGCCACAGGTGAAAATCTGGGACAATTCACATATGATCCTATAATACAGCTGATCCAGAGCTTCAGGCTTCGA aatAAACATGCAAAGAAATTTAGATATGTCCAACTTAAAATCGTAAACAACTGGGGTAATGCTGAATTTACATGCATATACCGTTTCCGGGTGCACCAGGAGATACCCAGACAGCTGTACAGCTAG
- the LOC142095332 gene encoding general transcription factor II-I repeat domain-containing protein 2-like encodes MPNKNAIIKRISDLPISRNVIEDRIMRLNTNIQHQLKGDLDNCKYFSISLDETTDVTSNARLAIIARYSDGLTMREELIKLESVPISTSGKEICKVVIQTFRDLSIDMCKVVSVTTDGAPNMVGKSVGFVKLFMEAIGRPLVPFHCIIHQEVLCAKAGFTELNDLMSVVTKIVNFIAARPLHKREFTALLQEVDSTYSGLLMFNNVRWLSRGKVLERFVECFSEIKVFLENKDLANFPQLNDHKWVNSLMFFTDISVHMNELNLQLQGFGKSIDVMFGYIKAFQSKLQIFKRDIESKTYKYFPRVKKYFENNSTTVQNEIEPMHMKYQHIVNSLLDQFGERFNQFRNLEQTIKIIKYPDLVVYSTLELNSFEWMQIDDLEMQLAEFQASIWIQVFVDLENEEDCPYEQEIWSAWNRLPDTFSTLKNLGMALLTIFPSTYFCETLFSALNNIKTNKRNRLTDES; translated from the coding sequence ATGCCAAATAAAAATGCTATTATAAAGCGAATTTCTGACTTACCAATCAGTAGAAATGTCATCGAAGACAGAATAATGAGATTGAACACAAACATACAGCATCAATTAAAAGGAGACTtagataattgtaaatatttttcaatttctctTGATGAAACTACTGATGTCACATCAAATGCTCGGTTGGCCATTATTGCTAGATATTCAGATGGTCTCACAATGAGAGAAGAGTTGATAAAGTTAGAATCAGTGCCAATAAGTACATCAGGGAAGGAAATATGTAAGGTTGTTATACAAACATTCCGTGACCTAAGCATTGATATGTGTAAAGTTGTCTCAGTGACGACAGATGGGGCACCCAATATGGTGGGAAAAAGTGTAGGATTTGTGAAGTTGTTTATGGAAGCTATTGGACGTCCACTTGTGCCTTTTCATTGTATTATCCATCAGGAGGTGTTGTGTGCCAAGGCAGGATTCACAGAATTAAATGATTTAATGTCAGTTGTAACAAAAATAGTGAATTTCATAGCTGCTCGACCACTTCACAAGCGAGAATTTACTGCACTTTTACAGGAAGTTGATTCAACCTACAGTGGACTGCTGATGTTCAATAATGTGAGGTGGCTAAGCCGAGGGAAAGTACTTGAGCGATTTGTGGAGTGCTTTTCAGAAATTAAGGTTTTTCTGGAGAATAAGGATCTTGCAAACTTTCCTCAGCTCAATGATCATAAGTGGGTCAACTCATTGATGTTTTTCACAGATATCTCTGTTCATATGAATGAGCTAAACTTACAATTACAAGGTTTTGGCAAAAGTATTGATGTTATGTTTGGATACATCAAAGCCTTTCAAAGTAAACTTCAAATCTTTAAGCGAGATATAGAAAGTAAAACTTATAAGTATTTTCCTCgagtaaaaaagtattttgagaACAACAGTACAACTGTACAAAATGAAATAGAGCCCATGCACATGAAGTACCAGCATATTGTGAACTCGTTACTTGACCAGTTTGGTGAAAGATTTAATCAATTTCGAAACCTGGAACAGACCATCAAAATAATTAAGTATCCGGATTTAGTAGTTTACAGTACTTTAGAATTAAATAGTTTTGAATGGATGCAAATAGATGATTTGGAGATGCAACTTGCTGAATTTCAAGCCAGCATCTGGATTCAAGTGTTTGTCGATTTGGAGAATGAAGAAGACTGCCCCTACGAACAGGAAATTTGGAGTGCTTGGAACAGATTACCAGACACTTTTAGCACCCTGAAAAATCTAGGAATGGCTTTGCTCACAATTTTTCCCTCAACATACTTTTGTGAGACTTTATtctcagcattaaataatattaaaacaaataaaagaaacagaCTGACAGATGAAAGTTAG